The genomic window CTTATGCGATTCAAGAACCGCAGCGCTGGGATGTGATCGTTTTCAAATATCCCGGCAATCCCAAACAGAATTACATCAAGCGTCTGGTGGGGCTGCCCGAAGAGACGCTGCGAATTTGGCATGGCGACGTCTATACGCGGAGCGATGACGAAGACGAATACGCGATCGCTCGCAAGCCCGATCACAAAGTCATGCCGATGGCCCACTTGGTTTACGACAGCAACTTCCCGGCGGCGGACTTGATGGCGGCCAACTATCCCAGCCGCCTGCAGCCCTGGCAAGCCGACGCGACGAAGCCGCCCACCGATTCATGGCAGGTGAAGACCGAACCGGTCGGTTTGGTCGCAACCGTCCAGGCGGGCGATTCGCCTCAGTGGTTGCGGTACTTCCATAATCTGCCCTCCGATGAAGAGCGGCAGCGGATCGCCGAAGGCCAGTCGATGGAGTCGGTCGATCCTTATCGCAGTCGCGCCATCACCGACTTCTATGCCTACGATTCCTATTTCACCACCAATCGCGCCAACGTTCGCAATCGCAATGGCACCAGCGTTTCTTATCAAGATGGCCAACTGCCTCGCCCTCTGTACGACAATGAGCTGGAGTACGGAGCCTTTCACTGGGTGGGGGATCTGACTTTTTCGGCCGATCTGGAGACAGACTCCGCGGCCAGTGAAACCGTATTGGAAATCATCGAAGCGGGGATCCGCTACCGCTGCACGATCGATCTGGCCAGCGGACAGGCCACACTGTCGATCAGCGGAGATCAAGCGGAGGCGTTTGATGGTGGGCAGACGACCTTGACGGCGGCGACGGATGTCCGCGCCGGCCAGCAATATGCGCTGCGATTTTCGAACGTTGACAATCAATTGCGACTGTGGGTCGACGGCGACAGTGTTTCGTTTGACGCCACGCCCACGTTTGATCCGCAGAGCTTTGCCACCGATCATCAAGATCGACCGCACTACCGCGTTGGCGAACCGTTGGACGCCGCTCCGGTGGGCATCGCGGTCGCCGGGGGGGCGGCAACCGTGCAGAATTTCCAGCTGCATCGCGACCAGTATTACATAGCCGCGACCGCGGGCATTCCCATGCTGGATTACAGCTTTTCACCCCAAGTCATCAAACGCACGCTGCATAATCCCGATCAATGGGACAGCGCCACGTTCTGGAAGATGCGGCGGGAGATCGAGTTTGATCTGGAAGCGGATCAGTTCTTTCCGATGGGCGATAACAGTCCGGAAAGCAAAGACGCTCGCAGTTGGGTCGACAGTCGTTTTCCACCCGTGCCCGACAAAGACGCCTACAAGTACGCCCGCTACAACTACGTGCCTCGCGATCTGTTGGTCGGTAAAGCGTTGTTGGTGTTTTGGCCGCATTCCTGGAACCGGCCGGTACCCTTCACGCCCAATGTTAAACGGATGAAGTTGATTCGATAACGCGAATCCTGCAAGGAAGCACCATGGATGAACCAATCCTGCAAGCCATTGAGCTGCAAAAGACGTACGGTCGGCGGCGGGTCGTCGACGGCGTGAATCTGCACGTCGGTGAAGCCGAAATCGTGGGTCTGTTGGGGCCTAATGGCGCTGGCAAATCGACCAGTTTCCGGATGATTTGTGGAATGGTCGAACCAGATCGCGGGCGCGTGATTCTGAACGGTCAAGACGTTACCGACTGGCCGATGTTTCGGCGAGCCCGTGACGGCGCGATGGGCTACCTGCCTCAGGAACCCAGCGTGTTCCGCAAATTAACGGTCGAGCAGAACATTTCGTCGCTGTTTGAGTTGCTGGGATTGGGACGTCGCGAACGCAAACAACGCACCGATCAGTTGCTCGAGGAATTTAACATCACCCATATTCGTCGCAGTCGAGCGGCCGGGTTGTCGGGCGGTGAACGGCGACGCTTAGAGATTGCTCGATGCCTGGTTTCGGATCCTCGGATCGTAATGCTGGATGAACCGTTCGCCGGCATCGACCCGGTGACCGTGCAGTCGATCCAGGGGGTGATTCATCAGTTGCGTGACGCTGGGATCGCCGTGTTGATCACCGACCATGCGGCTCGTGAAATTCTGGGAACCGTCGATCGTTGTTATGTGATCAGCAAAGGGCAAGTGCTGATCGATGGCAGTCCCGAAGAGGTCAAGCGGCATCCACAGGTTCGCAAAGAGTACCTAGGCGACATGGACGGAGCCGCACAGACCACCGCAGCGGCGGCATCGGTAATACCCGCGCCGCATATTCGCCCCGCCGCCCCCTCGACCACTCTCCGCCGCCGCGTCACCGACGTCTAAAGCATGGTCGTTGTTCGCTCCGCGAACACAACGTGGTATGTCTTCGTAACGTTGTGTTCGCGGAGCGAACAACGACCATTTATCTCAAAACAGATCGGTGATGGCGTGGCCGGCTTCCAATAGGTTGTAGGGGCGGCCTTGGGCATCGCTGGCGATTAAATCGGTGACTCCGCTGGCGTGGTACACCGTCTTGGCAATGTCGGCCCGGGGTGACCGGGTTGTCGGCTGGGTATTCGCCAAATCGGTCGCTGGAACCATACGTTTGTCCGCCTTGGATGCCACCACCGGCCATCAAGACGCTGAAGCAATGCGTCCAGTGATCGCGTCCGGCGCCGCTTTTACCGCCCGAACGGGGATCGCCGATTTTGGGTTTCCGTCCCATCTCACTGGTCACCAGCAGCAACGTTTGCTCCAGCAATCCCCGCTGCTCGAGATCCGCCACCAAGGCTGCGAAGGCTTGATCAAATTCGGGCAACAGGTGGTCCTTCAAACAGTTAAAATTGTTGCCGTGCGTATCCCAGCCCCCGGCGCTTTTGCATTGTTTCGCGATCGCCGTGTTCTCTTTCCAAAACACCGTGATGAAAGGGATTTCCGCTTCGACCAGTCGTCGGGCCAGCAACAAACTGGTTGCGTTTAGCGACGATCCGTACTGGTTGCGAATCGATTCCGGTTCCAATCCGACGTCAAAGGCGGTCGTGGCTTGAGATGACAACAGCAAGTTCATGGTTCGCTGCTGATGTTGCTTCCACAGATCCGAAGCCGCGACGCCGTCGAATTGACGCCGAGCCGTATCGATCTTGGCGAGCAACTCCGCTCGCGAACGCAGTTGGTCCCGCGTCACATCGCCGGCTAACATCAACGAGGGAGCTTGAAATTTGAGCGGTTCGTCGACGGACCCGTTTACGTACAGCGGATCAAATTCCACACCCAGTCTGGCGGCAAACTGACCAGGCCGGGTATACGGAGCTTTGCTGGGCATGTGCGGCAAGGAGATCGTTCCCGGCAAGCTGCCTGAGCGTGGTCGTCGCGAGCCGACGACGGACCCCATGAAGGGCCAATCATCCGCGTAGGGACGTCGGTCGTTTCCCTGGGAAAGGAACGTGGCGTCGGGAACCTGGCCCGTCAGATTGTAGTAGTAGCCCGCGTGATGATCGTTGGTGCTGACGCTTCCGCCGACCGACCGGACGACCGCAAGATGGTGGGCCTGTTTCGACAACCGCGGCAAGTGCTCACACATCTGCAGACCCGGCGCGGACGTGCTGGTCGCCGAAAACTCGCCACGGTATTCCGCCGGCGCCTCGGGCTTCATGTCCCAAGTATCGATGTGTGAAGCCCCGCCACACAAAAAGAACAGGATCACCGATTTCGCTTTGCCGCCGGATTGCGGCGACTTAGCAGTCCCTGTCGCGTCCGCCGCAAGAGGAGCGGGGCGCGCCAAATTGCAGTCCAGCAAACCCCGCCGCCGATGCCACCAAAAACGCTCGACGGTCTGTTTTCGATCGAGCAGAAAGACGCGATGCCATGGCAAAAACCTCGAGGCAAAAAGGGTGGGAAGCCAGCGGAGGTTTATTATTGTAG from Roseimaritima ulvae includes these protein-coding regions:
- the lepB gene encoding signal peptidase I; amino-acid sequence: MAKNSTPRGPAAVKKNAPADAKQKRERSPALAGHRETVESICVAIILALLFRSFVAEAFVIPTGSMAPTLMGAHKDLFCDACGYNFRVGASIEHKEVQGFRPGRPSYLDVVGGRCPNCRKLNALNLASDANHATFNGDRILVSKFAYAIQEPQRWDVIVFKYPGNPKQNYIKRLVGLPEETLRIWHGDVYTRSDDEDEYAIARKPDHKVMPMAHLVYDSNFPAADLMAANYPSRLQPWQADATKPPTDSWQVKTEPVGLVATVQAGDSPQWLRYFHNLPSDEERQRIAEGQSMESVDPYRSRAITDFYAYDSYFTTNRANVRNRNGTSVSYQDGQLPRPLYDNELEYGAFHWVGDLTFSADLETDSAASETVLEIIEAGIRYRCTIDLASGQATLSISGDQAEAFDGGQTTLTAATDVRAGQQYALRFSNVDNQLRLWVDGDSVSFDATPTFDPQSFATDHQDRPHYRVGEPLDAAPVGIAVAGGAATVQNFQLHRDQYYIAATAGIPMLDYSFSPQVIKRTLHNPDQWDSATFWKMRREIEFDLEADQFFPMGDNSPESKDARSWVDSRFPPVPDKDAYKYARYNYVPRDLLVGKALLVFWPHSWNRPVPFTPNVKRMKLIR
- the lptB gene encoding LPS export ABC transporter ATP-binding protein encodes the protein MDEPILQAIELQKTYGRRRVVDGVNLHVGEAEIVGLLGPNGAGKSTSFRMICGMVEPDRGRVILNGQDVTDWPMFRRARDGAMGYLPQEPSVFRKLTVEQNISSLFELLGLGRRERKQRTDQLLEEFNITHIRRSRAAGLSGGERRRLEIARCLVSDPRIVMLDEPFAGIDPVTVQSIQGVIHQLRDAGIAVLITDHAAREILGTVDRCYVISKGQVLIDGSPEEVKRHPQVRKEYLGDMDGAAQTTAAAASVIPAPHIRPAAPSTTLRRRVTDV
- a CDS encoding DUF1501 domain-containing protein, producing MILFFLCGGASHIDTWDMKPEAPAEYRGEFSATSTSAPGLQMCEHLPRLSKQAHHLAVVRSVGGSVSTNDHHAGYYYNLTGQVPDATFLSQGNDRRPYADDWPFMGSVVGSRRPRSGSLPGTISLPHMPSKAPYTRPGQFAARLGVEFDPLYVNGSVDEPLKFQAPSLMLAGDVTRDQLRSRAELLAKIDTARRQFDGVAASDLWKQHQQRTMNLLLSSQATTAFDVGLEPESIRNQYGSSLNATSLLLARRLVEAEIPFITVFWKENTAIAKQCKSAGGWDTHGNNFNCLKDHLLPEFDQAFAALVADLEQRGLLEQTLLLVTSEMGRKPKIGDPRSGGKSGAGRDHWTHCFSVLMAGGGIQGGQTYGSSDRFGEYPADNPVTPGRHCQDGVPRQRSHRFNRQRCPRPPLQPIGSRPRHHRSVLR